GTCGAGCCGCAGCACCTGCTGTCCGACGAGGATCGACTCGTCGCCGAGGTCGCGGCGCAGCGCGTAGAGCGCCTGCTTCAGCGCGGCGCGGCCGTGCTCCTCGTCGGCGTCGGGCCAGAACAGCGCGACGAGCCGCTCGCGGCGGATGCCCGCGTCGCCCGCACAGGCGATGACGGCGAGCAGGGCGAGCCGCCGCGGTTGGGCGGCGGCCCCCGTCGCCGGCCGGCCGTCCACGTGAACGGCGGCGCCGCCGAGGAGCTGGATGCGGACCACGCGGCCAACATGCAGTCGGCCGGAAAACGCGGCAATCGCGCCGGTGACCGACGGGTGACCGCGCGGTGACCGCCCAACGCGAGCGTGCGGCGTTCGCCGACGCCACACGATTCCCGGAGGTCCCATGCGTTCGACCGTGCCACGTTTCGCCGTAGCCGCCGTCGTCGTCGCCCTGTCCGCGCCGCGCGCCGCCCACGCGCAGAACCTGCTCTACAACCCCGGCTTCGAGATCGGGAACCTCGATGGGTGGACGAGCCCGACCAACCACATGCCGCCGCGCTCGTTCACGCCGTTCGCGCACAGTGGGCTCTACGCGGCCGAGATGCCGTCGGTGTACCCGTTCAACTATCCGGGGCCGCCGAACTACCAGCAGTTCGGGCAGACGATCGCGACGACGGTCGGCCAGAGCTACGACGTGTCGTTCTGGGCCATGAACTTCGGCCCGAACGGCCCGATCCCGAACAACCCGAACGGCCTGCGCATCCTTTTCGGCGGCACCACGCTGTTCGATCAGCAGCTCACGAACAGCACCTGGCAGCTGTTCACCGTGCACGGCACCGCGACGTCGACGAGCACCTGGTTCGAGATCGACGGGTTCAGCCCCATCGGCTCGAACTTCATCGACGACCTGAGCGTCGCCGCGGCCGGACCCGGTGCCGGCCCGCCGACCACCACCCCCGAGCCGGCGACGCTCGCGCTGCTCGCCACGGGGCTCCTCGCGCTCGGCGCGAGGGCGGTCGCGAGGCGTTAGGCGCCCGCACGACCGGCGGCATCCCGGGGTGCGCCACGCGACGCTCCCGGGGTGCCGCGCTGGACGGGCGTCGACGCGCCGGGTTACCTTCGGCACCTCGCAGGTCACCCCTCCCGGCGCCGATCCCCCCCGATGGCCAGTGCCGTTCTGCTCGAGCGGCTCCAGCGCGCGCTCGAACCCGCGTACGCCATCGAGCGTGAGCTGGGCGGCGGCGGCATGTCGCGCGTCTTCCTCGCCGAGGAGCGCGCGTTAGGCCGTCGGGTCGTGGTGAAGGTGCTCGCCCCGGAGCTGGCCGAGGAGATGACCGCCGAGCGGTTCGCGCGTGAGATCCGGGTCGCCGCCTCGCTGCAGCAGGCGAACATCGTCCCGCTGCTCACGACCGGCGGCGCCGACGGGCTCACGTACTACACCATGCCGTACGTCGAGGGACGTACGCTGCGCGACCGCCTCGGTGGCGTCGGGCTGCCGCTCGGCGAGGCGGTGAACATCGCCCGCGACGTCGCCCGCGCGCTCGCGTTCGCACACCGGCACGGGGTGGTGCACCGCGACATCAAGCCGGAGAACATCCTCATCTCCGGCGGCACCGCGGTCGTCACCGACTTCGGCATCGCGAAGGCCGTCGACCGCGCGCGGACGAACGCGTTCGGGTCGAGCTCCACGCTCACCCGCGACGGCACGTCGGTGGGAACGCCGGCCTACATGAGCCCCGAGCAGTGCGCGGGCGATCCGGCGGTCGACCACCGGTCGGACATCTACGCGTGGGGCGTGTTCACCTACGAGATGCTGGCCGGGCGCCACCCGTTCGCCGAACGGCGCACGATGCACGAGCTGATTCGCGCACACCTCGTGGAGCCGCCGCCGCCGCTGCTCGACCTGCGCCCCGACCTGCCGCCGTCGCTCGCCGGTCTCGTCGAGCGATGCCTGGAGAAGTCGCCCGAGCAGCGTCCGCTGGCCGCGGACGACCTCGTGCAGGCGCTCGACGTCCTGTCGATCACCGGCACGATGACGTCGGCGGAGTTCCAGCTGCCGGGCGTCGACGTGGAGGCGCCGTCGGTCGCGGTGCTGCCGTTCGCGAACATGAGCCCGAACCGCGAGGACGAGTTCTTCGCCGACGGGATCAGCGAGGAGATCATGAGCGCGCTCGCGCGCGTGCGCGGCCTCCGGGTGGCCGCGCGCACGTCGTGCTTCGCGTTCAAGGGACGCATGGTGGACCTGCGCGTGATGGCCGAGCAGCTCGGCGTGCGCACGGTGCTGGAGGGGAGCGTGCGCCGCGCCGGCCCGCGCGTGCGCGTGTCGACGCAGCTCGTGAGCGCGACCGACGGGCTGCACCTGTGGAGCGAGCGCTACGACCGGGAGATCGTCGACATCTTCGCGGTCCAGGACGAGATCGCGCGCGCCATCGCCGACACGTTAGGCACCCGGCTCCGCGGCGCGTCGCTGCCCATGGTGCGCGTGACGGGCGGCCGACCCGCCGGCCCGGCGAGCGTGGAGGCGTACGAGGAGTACCTGCGCGGCCGGCTGCACCTCGACCAGCGGAGCACGAACCTCGGCGCGTCGATCGCGAGCTTCGAGCGCGCGGCGGCGCTCGACCCGGGGCTGTCGGTCGCGCACGCGGGGCTCGCGCACGTCTACACGTGGCTCGGGCTGTGGTACATCGCGCCCGCGACGATCGCGTTCGCGAAGGTGCGCGAGGCGGCCGACCGCGCGCTCTCGCTCGACCACAAGGACGCCGTCGCGCTCGCGGCGCGCGCGATCATGGCGCTCTGGTACGAGTGGGACTGGGCGGCGGCGGAGCGGGTCGCGCAGCAGGCGATCGACGCCGCCCCGGGGCTGCCCTTGGGCTACTCGGTGATGACGTACGTACGCGTCGCCGGCGGACAGCACGAGGCGGCGATCGACACGGCCGCACGCTCCGCGTCGCTCGACCCGCTGTCGAACGCGGCGAAGACGGACCTCGGCGACGCGCTCCGCTACGCGGGACGGCACGCGGAGGCGCTCGAGGTGCTGCTCCCCGTGGTGCGGCGCGAGCCGGGGCACATCCTCGCGAACCTGTGGGTCGCCTACCAGCTCGACGCGCTGGGCGACGCCGCGTCGGCGGTGCCGCACGCCGAGCGCGCGGCGGCGGCCGCGTCGGGCAGTCCCGCGCCCACCGCGGCGCTCGCGCGCATCCTCGCGCGCGCGGGGCGCGAGGCCGAGGCGCGCGCGATCCGCGACGGGCTCGCCGCGCGCGGCGCCAGCGAGTACATCGCCGAGTACCTGCTCGCCATCGCGTCGGTGGAGCTCGACGATCACGAGACGACGCTCGCGCGGTTGGAGCGCTCGGTGGCGGCCCGCGATCCGCACATGATGCTCATGCACCGCGAGTACTACTGGGACGCGCTGCGCGGTCATCCGCGGTTCGAGGCGCTCGTGCGCACGGTTGGCGTTAGGCGGGAGACCTGAAGCCGGGCCGTCGGCCCACGGAGACCACATGCCGGTGCGCAACCTCGTGTTCCAGGGCGGCGGCGTCAAAGGGATCGCCTATGTCGGCGTGCTCGGCGCGCTCGAGGAGGCCGGCGCGCTGGCGACCGTGACCCGCGTCGCCGGCACGTCCGCCGGCGCGATCACCGCGGCGCTCGTCGCGTGCGGCGCCACCGCCGCGGATCTCTCCGACGCGCTCACCCACACGTCGTTCAGTTCGTTCTGCGATGGGCACGGCGGGATCCTCGGCGACGCCGACCGGCTGCTCCAGAGCGGCTTCGGCATCCACCCGGGCGAGACGATCGAGACGTGGCTCCAGCAGCAGATCGGCGCCGTCACGGGGCGACTGTTAGGCACGCCGCGTCCCGACCTCACGCTCGGCGCGCTGCACGCGCTCGTCGGCGACCACGGCGCGCCGTTCCGCGAGCTGTACGTCATCTCCACCGACCTGTGCGGCCAGCGCGCGCGCGTCCTCTCGGCGGCGACGACGCCCGACCTCCCGGTGTGGCGCGCCGTGCGCATGTCGATGAGCATCCCGATCTTCTTCGCGGCGGTGGAGCAGGACGGGACGTGGTGGGCCGACGGCGCGGTGTCGTGGAACTACCCGATCGACCTGTTCGACGGCGTGCGCCGCCAACCCGTGGACAGCGCGCAGCTGCCGGCCGCGACCGACGACGGCGAGACGATCGGCTTCTGCATGGGCACGCAGACCGAGGTCGCCGCGCTCCGCTCGGGGTGGCAGCTCCCGCCGGTGCAGGTGCAGGACTTCGCGTCGTACATGTCGTCGCTCGTGAGCTTCCTGCTGAACGAGTCGACGCTGCTGCACCTCGACGCGAGCGACCTCGCGCGCAGCGTGTTCATCGACGTCGCCGGCGTGCGCACCACGCAGTTCGACCTCACGCCGGAGCAGGCGGCGACGCTCGTCGCGAACGGGCGCAGCGCGACGACGGCGTTCCTCGCCGCGCGCGCGGCGAGCACGGCGAGCACGGCGAGCACGGCGAGCACGGCGAGCCCCGGTGTGCCCGGGGGAGACCTCCCGTCCGCGCCCGCCACGCCACCGGCGACGACGCCCGCGTAGCCAGCGCGTCGCTGCTGGTTGCCCGGCTGGAGGCACAGCCGTATTGTTGCGCGCCCGCAACACCCCTTCGCGCGCTCGCCTTCTGGAGGCCCCCGCATGCACTCCGCGCC
This DNA window, taken from Gemmatirosa kalamazoonensis, encodes the following:
- a CDS encoding PEP-CTERM sorting domain-containing protein; translated protein: MRSTVPRFAVAAVVVALSAPRAAHAQNLLYNPGFEIGNLDGWTSPTNHMPPRSFTPFAHSGLYAAEMPSVYPFNYPGPPNYQQFGQTIATTVGQSYDVSFWAMNFGPNGPIPNNPNGLRILFGGTTLFDQQLTNSTWQLFTVHGTATSTSTWFEIDGFSPIGSNFIDDLSVAAAGPGAGPPTTTPEPATLALLATGLLALGARAVARR
- a CDS encoding protein kinase domain-containing protein gives rise to the protein MASAVLLERLQRALEPAYAIERELGGGGMSRVFLAEERALGRRVVVKVLAPELAEEMTAERFAREIRVAASLQQANIVPLLTTGGADGLTYYTMPYVEGRTLRDRLGGVGLPLGEAVNIARDVARALAFAHRHGVVHRDIKPENILISGGTAVVTDFGIAKAVDRARTNAFGSSSTLTRDGTSVGTPAYMSPEQCAGDPAVDHRSDIYAWGVFTYEMLAGRHPFAERRTMHELIRAHLVEPPPPLLDLRPDLPPSLAGLVERCLEKSPEQRPLAADDLVQALDVLSITGTMTSAEFQLPGVDVEAPSVAVLPFANMSPNREDEFFADGISEEIMSALARVRGLRVAARTSCFAFKGRMVDLRVMAEQLGVRTVLEGSVRRAGPRVRVSTQLVSATDGLHLWSERYDREIVDIFAVQDEIARAIADTLGTRLRGASLPMVRVTGGRPAGPASVEAYEEYLRGRLHLDQRSTNLGASIASFERAAALDPGLSVAHAGLAHVYTWLGLWYIAPATIAFAKVREAADRALSLDHKDAVALAARAIMALWYEWDWAAAERVAQQAIDAAPGLPLGYSVMTYVRVAGGQHEAAIDTAARSASLDPLSNAAKTDLGDALRYAGRHAEALEVLLPVVRREPGHILANLWVAYQLDALGDAASAVPHAERAAAAASGSPAPTAALARILARAGREAEARAIRDGLAARGASEYIAEYLLAIASVELDDHETTLARLERSVAARDPHMMLMHREYYWDALRGHPRFEALVRTVGVRRET
- a CDS encoding patatin-like phospholipase family protein: MPVRNLVFQGGGVKGIAYVGVLGALEEAGALATVTRVAGTSAGAITAALVACGATAADLSDALTHTSFSSFCDGHGGILGDADRLLQSGFGIHPGETIETWLQQQIGAVTGRLLGTPRPDLTLGALHALVGDHGAPFRELYVISTDLCGQRARVLSAATTPDLPVWRAVRMSMSIPIFFAAVEQDGTWWADGAVSWNYPIDLFDGVRRQPVDSAQLPAATDDGETIGFCMGTQTEVAALRSGWQLPPVQVQDFASYMSSLVSFLLNESTLLHLDASDLARSVFIDVAGVRTTQFDLTPEQAATLVANGRSATTAFLAARAASTASTASTASTASPGVPGGDLPSAPATPPATTPA